tagtatttgacattaatacccttttaatttaattaataattatttaaatttaaaatatattacacttcgcattatatcaaccacaagatcttctaatctaatggtcaaaaattggtctcaattttgaactgctaattagttagcaattgatcacctCCATGTGcttattaatagtattataaaatttgttatttatttctattcaAAAAATTCTCACTTGgatgcataaaaataattactactactgtTACTACTCCTTGTTAGCAACAAACATATGGAAAAAGGCTATTTCATTGATAGTCAGTAATTACACATGACTATCCATACATCTTAACATAGGCTGACATTCAAACTAAGAGAGAATCACAATCACTTAATCGCCGGAGCTTTACAGAGGGGGCAGAAGTTCTCGCCGCAGACGAGCCATCGCCGTATGCAGTCGGGATGAAATTCGTGGCTGCAATCCAATGTAGTCACCGATCCACGGTACATATCGTCTAGACATATGCAACaaacttcttcttcatcttgaTCCGTATCGTCGCAGCGACGTGTCTTGAAACAGGAGAGAATGTCGTCTTGGGGCGAATCCACATGGCCGTCAGATTGAGGCGACCAGAGCCTGACCACGACGTCGTAGCCTTGAAAGTGCAAGACCTTAAGAGTAAATCCATCATGCGCCGCTGCTTCATCCCAACCGTACATCATCGTCGCGTACTCCTCTAACTCCTCTGCGCTCACTGGCCAACGTAAAATCGCTACCGGCTCAACCTCAAGAGTATATGTCTGTTCCATCGCCATTGGTTTTGGTATGAAATTtgatagagaaagagaaactATGAAAGAGAAGCTTTAGGGTTTTGAGAAGTGTGACGAATGACGTGAGCTTTGAAGATATATATAAGTTGCTTTAgctcaaattaatattttaggaaaaatatctgattttgtgttttattatggaaattttaattattgagaCTCGCATGGAATTAAAGTAACTTTtgttattataaatgaaattgaattttgatgaGACATCCCAATATGGAAGGCGTGCTCAGGTACTCTCCGCCTCTCCTATTGTaacgtactccctccgttccattgaagatgatccattttcctttttggtttgtcccaaccaataTGACctattacttaaaatgaaacatctttatctctactttattcctctctctcttactttactttctcctCTTAATACACAAGATATAagtgcataaaatcccgtgc
Above is a window of Salvia hispanica cultivar TCC Black 2014 unplaced genomic scaffold, UniMelb_Shisp_WGS_1.0 HiC_scaffold_895, whole genome shotgun sequence DNA encoding:
- the LOC125200299 gene encoding probable E3 ubiquitin-protein ligase RHG1A — protein: MAMEQTYTLEVEPVAILRWPVSAEELEEYATMMYGWDEAAAHDGFTLKVLHFQGYDVVVRLWSPQSDGHVDSPQDDILSCFKTRRCDDTDQDEEEVCCICLDDMYRGSVTTLDCSHEFHPDCIRRWLVCGENFCPLCKAPAIK